Within Desulfobacter sp., the genomic segment GGCAATTGAAAACCAGTCGGAACCGCCCCTTTTCATTTTCCAGGTACAGGGGCCCAGCCTTTTTTTCTCCGCTCCCCTTTTGTTTAGGGCAGCGGCCCAGGCTGTAACGGATACAATGTTTTGTGGCCATGACCGGGACTTCACTGTCCGGCGGCGAGAGTTCAAAGGCCGGTTCAAGGATCCTTGCCCCCCGTTTTTCATAAAACCGCCGGGCAAGGCCGTTGGCCACATTGGCCCTAAAATCCAAATCCACCTTATAACAGGGAACCGGTGAGGGGCGGTCTTTGGCCTTTTTTTGCCGGTATCGCTCCAGGCGGGCCTTTTCCAGAGCAGAGACCACATCCCGTCTCAACCCGTTCAGGGCCTTTGCCGGAAGAAAATACGGGGCGGACCGGATGTCCAGGCCCCTCAGGTAAAAGAGGGTATTGCCCAGTTTCCCCAGTTGTTTTTCAATGATCTCCACCGCACGGTCCGGATTCTTTGCCGCCTCTTTGGAAATTTCAAGCGCAGCCCGGGCCCGGGTCCCGTCCTCATCCACAGCTTCCAGAAAAAAACCTGAAGGGCATTCGGAAAAAATAAAATCCACACCGATTTTCCGTTCCGCCGTCTTGCCGGCCATGGCATTGGCAAAGGCCTGGTCATGGTTCCGGTAAATCCAGGTGCCCCTGGACGGGACATTTTTCTGCCGGCCCGGCCCGGAGGGCAGGAAAATCCGGCCGTCCTTTTCCAGCCGGTTGATATAAAACCCGGAGAGTTTTCGCCGGCCGTCCAGGAAACATATCCCGTCCCCGTTTCTCAAATCGTGTGCCCTGTCCAGTTTAATCCAGTTCGGGGTGCACTCTTTTACCTTGCCCATCCTCTCCCCCATGGATTTGGGGGTATCAAAAGAATGGATGGGGGTGCGGTCCCCGGACAGAAAATAATCGGTCTGGCCCCGGTTAAAGGTCTTGGCCGGATCCGGGGTAAAAAAGTATCGGGTTCGCCCCGAGGAGGCCCTCTTATATTGGGTTTCCCCCTCCAGCAGCTTGTCCAGCCGCTGCCGGTAAAATCCGGTGATATTCTTCACATAGGACAGGTCCTTGAGCCGCCCCTCTATTTTGAATGAGGAAATCCCGGCATGGGCCAGGGCCGCCAGGTGGTCCGCCCGGTTCATATCCTTGAGGGAAAGCAGATAGCGGTTCTTTTCAACCACCTGCCCGCTTTCCGACACCAGATTCCATGGCAGGCGGCAGGGCTGTCCGCAGGCCCCCCGGTTGGCGCTTCGGCCGCCGATGGCCGCACTCATATAGCACTGCCCCGAATAAGAGACACAAAGCGCACCGTGGACAAAGGTTTCCAGGGCGACCTTGGTCTGTTTCCGTATCTCGGTTATGGCATCCAGTCCCAGCTCCCGGGTAAGGATCACCCGTTCAAATCCGCTATCTTCTAAAAATTTCACCTTTTCCGGAGTGCGGTTGTCCGCCTGGGTGCTGGCAAAAAGCGGGATAGGCGGCAGGTCCATCTCCAGCAGCCCCATGTCCTGGACAATCAAAGCGTCGGCACCGGCGTTCCATACCCGTCGGACAAGTCCGGCTGCCGCCTCAAGCTCATCATCAAAAAC encodes:
- a CDS encoding U32 family peptidase, whose product is MENRVLELLAPAKNLELGRAAVDHGADAVYIGADRFGARASAGNSLKDIEALCTHAHRFRARVYVALNTLVFDDELEAAAGLVRRVWNAGADALIVQDMGLLEMDLPPIPLFASTQADNRTPEKVKFLEDSGFERVILTRELGLDAITEIRKQTKVALETFVHGALCVSYSGQCYMSAAIGGRSANRGACGQPCRLPWNLVSESGQVVEKNRYLLSLKDMNRADHLAALAHAGISSFKIEGRLKDLSYVKNITGFYRQRLDKLLEGETQYKRASSGRTRYFFTPDPAKTFNRGQTDYFLSGDRTPIHSFDTPKSMGERMGKVKECTPNWIKLDRAHDLRNGDGICFLDGRRKLSGFYINRLEKDGRIFLPSGPGRQKNVPSRGTWIYRNHDQAFANAMAGKTAERKIGVDFIFSECPSGFFLEAVDEDGTRARAALEISKEAAKNPDRAVEIIEKQLGKLGNTLFYLRGLDIRSAPYFLPAKALNGLRRDVVSALEKARLERYRQKKAKDRPSPVPCYKVDLDFRANVANGLARRFYEKRGARILEPAFELSPPDSEVPVMATKHCIRYSLGRCPKQKGSGEKKAGPLYLENEKGRFRLVFNCRACEMEIRTIQD